In the Acropora muricata isolate sample 2 chromosome 1, ASM3666990v1, whole genome shotgun sequence genome, one interval contains:
- the LOC136913562 gene encoding glycerol-3-phosphate phosphatase-like isoform X2, with the protein MTDKVCEFLKGDEVKKFVDSMETFIFDCDGVLWNGIGVIDGAVEVLHELRNLGKRVFFVTNNSSKSREDYAKKFENFGIKVSKDEIYGTSYAVAYYLKEILKFDKKVFTIGTTGMIQELDELEIPHTGSGPDLSTGGYNIKEWTNLPLDPEVGAVVCGFDEHFSYHKLIKAASYLAKDTCLFIATNCDNRFPFNSTDIVIPGTGCLVISVETAARRKAKVVGKPERIMFDCINSRHNIDPSKACMIGDTLNTDILFGNNCGLKTILVLTGNSSLEDVKLCQDSNDADNRDCIPDFYISSIDAWRLPLNPLKYVKYQ; encoded by the exons ATGACGGACAAGGTGTGTGAATTTCTCAAAGGAGACGAAGTTAAGAAATTTGTTGATTCGATGGAGACTTTTATATTCGACTGCGATG GGGTGCTGTGGAATGGGATTGGTGTCATCGATGGAGCGGTTGAGGTGTTACACGAACTTCGTAACTTG GGTAAAAGAGTTTTCTTTGTTACTAACAACAGTTCCAAGTCAAGAGAGGATTATgcaaagaaatttgaaaattttggaaTCAAGGTTTCCAAA GATGAAATCTATGGCACATCATATGCTGTTGCATATTACTTGAAAGAGATTCTTAAGTTTGACAAAAAGGTATTCACCATTGGTACAACAGGAATGATACAGGAACTTGATGAATTGGAAATACCACATACTGGCTCTGGG CCAGATCTGTCCACGGGTGGCTACAACATCAAAGAATGGACAAATCTACCACTAGACCCAGAG GTTGGAGCAGTTGTTTGTGGATTTGACGAACATTTCAGTTACCACAAACTCATCAAAGCTGCCAGTTATCTTGCTAAGGATACCTGCTTATTTATTGCAACAAATTGTGATAACAGATTTCCATTTAACAGTACGGACATTGTTATTCCAG GAACAGGTTGCCTTGTAATTTCTGTTGAAACAGCAGCTAGAAGGAAAGCGAAGGTTGTAGGAAAGCCAGAAAGAATTATGTTTGATTGTATCAATTCTCG CCACAATATTGACCCATCAAAAGCATGTATGATTGGAGATAC ACTGAACACAGACATCTTGTTTGGCAACAACTGTGGGCTGAAGACTATTCTTGTGCTAACAGGAAATTCATCACTTGAAGATGTTAAACTTTGTCAGGACTCAAATGATGCTGACAACAGGGACTGTATTCCTGATTTTTATATTTCCAGTATAGATGCATGGAGATTACCATTAAATCCTTTGAAGTATGTAAAATACCAATAA
- the LOC136913467 gene encoding uncharacterized protein isoform X2 — translation MAVKETRSIFPNFSSQATEEEKNLSLQEKLNLIDDEIRQLYEFCSNAGYTHLQIEQCARPLLDVQNREKHIKWFRGLCCLGLVVSIIVLLFVCDPAYRQVCIYGKFVAMKALPYWDWTVIYDQDCFIENPYYVQDKLTEDDCNTCKDLQSIQRIFEADQSDIAENNLYTNTPVIVTDATKQWDAVNKFNIDFLAKMYEDYDLLAENHECQFQSTVPEYENPQDLLSALKTGELTNFQAFWENCQKEAAKLFRKYYRRPYFLPPMAEATEGNFFIVSMGQKKSLHIKGSSKFVLKPVEICSNICHNVRVNLEPGEILTVTNAMWRVSYKPASQGPVISFGSGVNWD, via the exons ATGGCGGTGAAAGAGACACGATCGATCTTTCCTAATTTTTCTTCACAAGCTACCGAGGAGGAAAAGAACCTTTCTTTGCAGGAAAAGCTTAATTTGATCGATGACGAGATCCGTCAGCTCTACGAATTCTGCTCTAACGCTGGCTACACGCATCTTCAAATTGAACAATGTGCGAGACCTTTGCTTGATGTACAAAACAGGGAAAAGCACATCAAATGGTTTCGGGGATTGTGTTGTTTGGGATTAGTGGTGTCAATTATCGTTCTTTTGTTCGTATGCGACCCCGCTTATCGTCAAGTTTGTATTTATGGCAAATTCGTGGCCATGAAG GCTCTTCCATATTGGGACTGGACTGTGATTTATGACCAGGATTGCTTTATTGAGAATCCATATTATGTCCAGGATAAATTGACTGAAGATGACTGTAATACCTGTAAAGATCTGCAAAGTATACAACGCATCTTTGAGGCAGATCAAAGTGATATAGCAGAGAACAACCTATATACAAATACACCTGTCATTGTCACTGATGCAACCAAACAATGGGATGCTGTTAACAAGTTTAATATTGATTTCTTAGCAAAG ATGTACGAGGACTATGATTTATTAGCAGAGAACCATGAATGTCAATTTCAGAGCACTGTCCCAGAATATGAGAATCCTCAAGACTTACTCTCAGCTCTTAAAACGGGTGAACTGACAAACTTCCAAGCTTTTTG GGAAAACTGTCAGAAAGAAGCTGCAAAACTTTTCCGGAAATACTACAGACGTCCATACTTTTTGCCACCCATGGCAGAAGCTACAGAAGGAAACTTTTTCATAGTCTCCATGGGGCAAAAAAAATCTTTGCAT ATCAAAGGCTCTAGTAAATTTGTCTTGAAACCAGTTGAAATTTGCAGCAATATTTGCCACAATGTGCGAGTCAATCTAGAACCAGGAGAGATTT TGACTGTAACAAATGCAATGTGGAGAGTGTCATACAAACCTGCCAGCCAAGGCCCTGTTATTTCTTTCGGGTCAGGAGTCAATTGGGACTAG
- the LOC136913467 gene encoding uncharacterized protein isoform X1 → MAVKETRSIFPNFSSQATEEEKNLSLQEKLNLIDDEIRQLYEFCSNAGYTHLQIEQCARPLLDVQNREKHIKWFRGLCCLGLVVSIIVLLFVCDPAYRQVCIYGKFVAMKALPYWDWTVIYDQDCFIENPYYVQDKLTEDDCNTCKDLQSIQRIFEADQSDIAENNLYTNTPVIVTDATKQWDAVNKFNIDFLAKMYEDYDLLAENHECQFQSTVPEYENPQDLLSALKTGELTNFQAFWENCQKEAAKLFRKYYRRPYFLPPMAEATEGNFFIVSMGQKKSLHVSWDASASWIAQIKGSSKFVLKPVEICSNICHNVRVNLEPGEILTVTNAMWRVSYKPASQGPVISFGSGVNWD, encoded by the exons ATGGCGGTGAAAGAGACACGATCGATCTTTCCTAATTTTTCTTCACAAGCTACCGAGGAGGAAAAGAACCTTTCTTTGCAGGAAAAGCTTAATTTGATCGATGACGAGATCCGTCAGCTCTACGAATTCTGCTCTAACGCTGGCTACACGCATCTTCAAATTGAACAATGTGCGAGACCTTTGCTTGATGTACAAAACAGGGAAAAGCACATCAAATGGTTTCGGGGATTGTGTTGTTTGGGATTAGTGGTGTCAATTATCGTTCTTTTGTTCGTATGCGACCCCGCTTATCGTCAAGTTTGTATTTATGGCAAATTCGTGGCCATGAAG GCTCTTCCATATTGGGACTGGACTGTGATTTATGACCAGGATTGCTTTATTGAGAATCCATATTATGTCCAGGATAAATTGACTGAAGATGACTGTAATACCTGTAAAGATCTGCAAAGTATACAACGCATCTTTGAGGCAGATCAAAGTGATATAGCAGAGAACAACCTATATACAAATACACCTGTCATTGTCACTGATGCAACCAAACAATGGGATGCTGTTAACAAGTTTAATATTGATTTCTTAGCAAAG ATGTACGAGGACTATGATTTATTAGCAGAGAACCATGAATGTCAATTTCAGAGCACTGTCCCAGAATATGAGAATCCTCAAGACTTACTCTCAGCTCTTAAAACGGGTGAACTGACAAACTTCCAAGCTTTTTG GGAAAACTGTCAGAAAGAAGCTGCAAAACTTTTCCGGAAATACTACAGACGTCCATACTTTTTGCCACCCATGGCAGAAGCTACAGAAGGAAACTTTTTCATAGTCTCCATGGGGCAAAAAAAATCTTTGCAT GTTTCTTGGGATGCTTCAGCCTCTTGGATTGCTCAG ATCAAAGGCTCTAGTAAATTTGTCTTGAAACCAGTTGAAATTTGCAGCAATATTTGCCACAATGTGCGAGTCAATCTAGAACCAGGAGAGATTT TGACTGTAACAAATGCAATGTGGAGAGTGTCATACAAACCTGCCAGCCAAGGCCCTGTTATTTCTTTCGGGTCAGGAGTCAATTGGGACTAG
- the LOC136913562 gene encoding glycerol-3-phosphate phosphatase-like isoform X1, giving the protein MTDKVCEFLKGDEVKKFVDSMETFIFDCDGVLWNGIGVIDGAVEVLHELRNLGKRVFFVTNNSSKSREDYAKKFENFGIKVSKDEIYGTSYAVAYYLKEILKFDKKVFTIGTTGMIQELDELEIPHTGSGLTFLQPDLSTGGYNIKEWTNLPLDPEVGAVVCGFDEHFSYHKLIKAASYLAKDTCLFIATNCDNRFPFNSTDIVIPGTGCLVISVETAARRKAKVVGKPERIMFDCINSRHNIDPSKACMIGDTLNTDILFGNNCGLKTILVLTGNSSLEDVKLCQDSNDADNRDCIPDFYISSIDAWRLPLNPLKYVKYQ; this is encoded by the exons ATGACGGACAAGGTGTGTGAATTTCTCAAAGGAGACGAAGTTAAGAAATTTGTTGATTCGATGGAGACTTTTATATTCGACTGCGATG GGGTGCTGTGGAATGGGATTGGTGTCATCGATGGAGCGGTTGAGGTGTTACACGAACTTCGTAACTTG GGTAAAAGAGTTTTCTTTGTTACTAACAACAGTTCCAAGTCAAGAGAGGATTATgcaaagaaatttgaaaattttggaaTCAAGGTTTCCAAA GATGAAATCTATGGCACATCATATGCTGTTGCATATTACTTGAAAGAGATTCTTAAGTTTGACAAAAAGGTATTCACCATTGGTACAACAGGAATGATACAGGAACTTGATGAATTGGAAATACCACATACTGGCTCTGGG CTTACTTTTTTGCAGCCAGATCTGTCCACGGGTGGCTACAACATCAAAGAATGGACAAATCTACCACTAGACCCAGAG GTTGGAGCAGTTGTTTGTGGATTTGACGAACATTTCAGTTACCACAAACTCATCAAAGCTGCCAGTTATCTTGCTAAGGATACCTGCTTATTTATTGCAACAAATTGTGATAACAGATTTCCATTTAACAGTACGGACATTGTTATTCCAG GAACAGGTTGCCTTGTAATTTCTGTTGAAACAGCAGCTAGAAGGAAAGCGAAGGTTGTAGGAAAGCCAGAAAGAATTATGTTTGATTGTATCAATTCTCG CCACAATATTGACCCATCAAAAGCATGTATGATTGGAGATAC ACTGAACACAGACATCTTGTTTGGCAACAACTGTGGGCTGAAGACTATTCTTGTGCTAACAGGAAATTCATCACTTGAAGATGTTAAACTTTGTCAGGACTCAAATGATGCTGACAACAGGGACTGTATTCCTGATTTTTATATTTCCAGTATAGATGCATGGAGATTACCATTAAATCCTTTGAAGTATGTAAAATACCAATAA
- the LOC136913772 gene encoding dnaJ homolog subfamily C member 12-like isoform X1 has product MDDFCDTLLNKVKQDDFYTLLGCDELATPGQINAEFRQKAKLLHPDKNRGDRTTEKLFERLNYARNVLCDEESRKKYDHWRSSGIAIPYEQWIELSGAVHTSLHWAAKPRKELMVDYKKEDDSISSLLSEDGKTRQRFQETVDMLHSARTPIRRCGWRFKRGSHLSKFRSYEI; this is encoded by the exons ATGGACGACTTTTGCGACACGTTGCTAAACAAAGTGAAACAAGATGATTTTTACACTCTCTTAGGCTGCGATGAGTTGGCAACTCCGGGGCAAATAAATGCGGAATTTCGCCAAAAGGCTAAACTTCTTCATCCGGACAAAAACCGTGGAGATCGTACGACGGAGAAGTTGTTCGAAAG ATTAAACTATGCTCGCAATGTCCTGTGTGATGAAGAAAGCAGAAAAAAGTATGATCACTGGCGAAGTTCTGGAATAGCTATCCCATATGAACAATGGATTGAGCTGAGTGGGGCTGTGCACACATCATTGCACTGGGCAGCTAAACCCAGAAAAGAACTAATGGTCGATTACAAAAAAG AAGATGATTCCATCAGCAGTCTCCTCAGTGAAGATGGAAAGACACGGCAACGGTTCCAAGAAACTGTTGACATGTTGCACTCTGCAAGAACACCCATTAGGAGGTGTGGCTGGAGATTCAAGAGAGGCTCTCACCTTAGCAAGTTCAGGAGTTATGAAATTTGA
- the LOC136913261 gene encoding clathrin heavy chain linker domain-containing protein 1-like, protein MESKSSSSPISLQSQRFAKSSLTSKSPFSAKELGVKKKGFSKGLRGDNGQEIQEKLDDELTRIKFHPECNKQERYMVHKLAFDQLIESKAVLYKSLLSQIKAEYEQFIDTLERGQNQNVFLQGLLKTLLSEKANVRHFTQRGDELVEKIAKVRHHNLQLRQKVHAVRSERARRLASAESKSMNSVAKETRLLIPGLSLEDLTDLTTLKKTSLRLEAQVKELKAATSTKFEEKGQKQLLKQKLLKKEDTRSNVFARHEKLQERCENLKVAVEAAKSVVGFPDKDVHIIDIIFRELANYGNSKYGKKSDPLQFFVSFDEDDPLKKKEAERLIEYADHFNDLFEFGQFELAAMHAANSPMGILRTYETMIKFKQAERQEGEESPLLVFCEALMATGSAAQPLTGAMSAECIRCALQEGRLDLATHWLAQNRLTPSIPLGDAFRDYCKCQQQCSCTCLPLAQTVYMKVGAHHQAVACLCRQGKYSIMLNYAQKHANFTTEEYRSTLLRNPSPELANLMLHTPSSDGKIGILSFASVVGAFLDDNQQDMLLNVLHHLSQTKSEYLSIIMMDALFNETKSDKMTADRWLHVVDMCEEAGLWESGVEILSMLTIRDALNKASIAFSMDYIS, encoded by the exons ATGGAATCTAAGAGTTCCTCGAGTCCAATTTCTCTGCAATCTCAACGATTTGCAAAGTCTAGTTTAACCTCGAAATCACCATTCAGTGCCAAAGAGTTAGGTGTGAAGAAAAAAGGATTTTCCAAGGGCTTGCGGGGAGATAATGGACAGGAAATACAAGAGAAGTTAGACGATGAACTCACAAGGATCAAGTTTCATCCGGAATGCAATAAACAAGAGCGTTACATGGTTCATAAACTTGCCTTTGATCAGCTGATTGAGAGCAAAGCCGTGCTGTACAAGTCTCTCCTCTCTCAAATAAAAGCTGAATATGAACAGTTTATTGATACTTTAGAGAGAGGCCAGAACCAGAATGTGTTTCTACAGGGACTGCTGAAAACTCTTCTGTCTGAGAAAGCAAATGTCAGACATTTTACACAGAGAGGAGACGAACTTGTGGAAAAAATTGCGAAAGTGAGACATCATAACTTACAACTGAGGCAGAAAGTACACGCTGTTAGATCAGAAAGAGCTCGCAGGTTAGCCTCTGCTGAAAGTAAATCTATGAATTCTGTTGCCAAGGAAACAAGACTGTTAATTCCTGGCTTATCACTTGAGGATCTCACAGACTTGACCACATTGAAAAAGACATCACTAAGGTTAGAGGCACAAGTTAAAGAACTCAAAGCTGCCACTTCAACCAAATTTGAGGAGAAAGGCCAGAAGCAGCTCTTAAAACAGAAGCTTTTGAAGAAGGAAGATACAAGAAGTAATGTTTTTGCTCGTCATGAGAAATTACAAGAAAGATGCGAGAACCTTAAAGTTGCTGTAGAG gcTGCAAAGTCAGTTGTTGGTTTTCCTGATAAAGATGTCCATATCATCGACATCATATTTCGTGAATTAGCAAACTATGGCAACAGTAAATATGGCAAGAAGAGTGACCCATTGCAGTTTTTTGTCAGTTTTGATGAAGATGATCCTTTGAAGAAGAAAGAGGCAGAGCGTTTGATTGAATATGCTGATCACTTCAACGATTTGTTTGAGTTTGGTCAGTTTGAACTTGCAGCAATGCATGCAGCAAACTCACCAATGGGAATTCTTAGAACTTATGAAACAATGATCAAGTTCAAACAAGCAGAGAGGCAGGAAGGTGAGGAATCTCCGTTGTTGGTATTTTGCGAGGCCCTCATGGCAACAGGATCTGCAGCACAACCTCTCACTGGAGCTATGTCCGCTGAGTGTATTCGCTGTGCTTTACAAGAAGGGCGTCTTGACCTAGCTACTCACTGGTTAGCACAAAACAGGCTTACACCCTCAATACCCTTGGGTGATGCATTTAGAGATTATTGCAAATGCCAACAGCAATGTTCCTGCACATGCCTTCCTCTAGCACAAACAGTTTACATGAAAGTTGGAGCTCATCATCAAGCTGTTGCTTGCCTTTGTAGACAGGGCAAGTATTCAATAATGCTTAACTATGcacaaaaacatgcaaattttacAACAGAGGAATACAGATCTACTCTCCTAAGGAATCCGTCCCCTGAGCTAGCAAACCTAATGCTTCATACTCCAAGCTCAGATGGAAAGATTGGTATTCTGAGCTTTGCTTCAGTGGTGGGAGCCTTTCTAGATGACAACCAACAAGACATGCTTTTGAATGTCCTCCATCACCTTTCACAGACAAAGTCAGAGTACCTATCTATTATTATGATGGATGCTTTgttcaatgaaacaaaaagtGACAAGATGACCGCAGACAGATGGCTGCATGTTGTGGACATGTGTGAAGAGGCTGGTCTCTGGGAAAGTGGTGTTGAAATACTGTCCATGTTGACAATCAGAGATGCCTTAAACAAAGCATCTATTGCTTTTAGCATGGATTATATTTCTTAA
- the LOC136913305 gene encoding autophagy-related protein 16-1-like — MAGREREKWRKIIMRKLEGRDRVEWHCFKDIIKEHNKLFEYADTSRSRVVQLEIQVVQLQQEKLELQRRVQELSLTRGAGGSAPGSEKIAALEQKLFKLQEEVTELHRQKGENAEKLMEFNNVLREKEHELTIKEGQIQDLTIDKQGVDQECTHLQQKIIELDSSCQMVKDELQALQLACTTMEENYRKVQEENQELVARWMAQKAKAADEINAQNENQLRVRQQKLLKDLSEAAKEPVNINHEHFGAPTVPFCAIISIPSYPDKKFDVHEGEVNAARFSSSGRLFASGGADRKVKIWEQVNGNYTIKGVFYGCNSGVMSVQFDPQEKLVLAASHEGACRVWTLSDQRSRHTLTGHSQKVMSAKFFGGATKVVSGAHDRTLKIWDLRSKQCTRTIFAGSSCNDIVINEGIGAQVASGHLDKTVRFWDVRSDNQSSVGEITLQGKITSLDLSHDRNYMLASARDDTVKLLDLRMNQVMSTCSADGFKVATDHTRASFSPDGQYVICGSHDGSIFVWDASTAKLEKVLKEHSSSVIVCAWHPDGSSIISCDRNKHAILWTNRY, encoded by the exons ATGGCGGGAAGGGAACGAGAAAAGtggagaaaaataattatgaggAAACTCGAAGGAAGAGATCGTGTAGAATGGCACTGCTTTAAAGATATCATAAAAGAAC ACAACAAGCTGTTTGAATATGCTGATACATCCAGATCAAGAGTGGTTCAGTTGGAAATACAAGTTGTTCAACTTCAACAG gaaaaacttgAACTGCAGAGACGTGTCCAGGAATTAAG TTTGACCAGAGGAGCAGGGGGAAGTGCACCTGGATCTGAAAAGATCGCTGCATTGGAACAGAAGCTCTTCAAGCTTCAAGAGGAAGTGACAGAGCTCCATCGTCAAAAGGGGGAG AATGCTGAAAAGTTGATGGAATTCAACAATGTGTTAAGAGAAAAGGAACATGAATTAACCATCAAGGAAGGCCA GATCCAAGATTTGACAATTGACAAACAAGGTGTTGACCAGGAATGCACACACCTCCAGCAAAAAATCATTGAATTGGACTCTTCATGTCAG ATGGTAAAAGATGAACTTCAGGCATTACAACTTGCATGTACTACAATGGAGGAAAATTATAGGAAAGTACAAGAAGAAAATCAAGAACTG GTAGCAAGATGGATGGCTCAAAAAGCTAAAGCTGCAGATGAAATAAATGCACAAAATGAAAACCAACTACG AGTACGACAGCAAAAACTTCTAAAGGATTTATCAGAAGCTGCAAAAGAACCTGTAAATATAAA tcACGAACATTTTGGAGCACCTACTGTTCCATTCTGTGCAATCATATCTATTCCATCTTATCCAGACAAAAAGTTT GATGTACATGAAGGTGAAGTGAATGCAGCACGATTTAGCTCATCAGGAAGACTGTTTGCCTCTGGAGGAGCTGACAGGAAAGTCAAAATCTGGGAGCAAGTAAATG GAAATTATACAATAAAAGGTGTTTTTTATGGCTGTAATTCAGGAGTGATGTCAGTACAGTTTGACCCACAG GAAAAACTTGTTTTAGCTGCATCTCATGAAGGTGCATGTAGAGTGTGGACTCTGTCAGATCAGAGATCACGG CACACCCTAACAGGACATTCTCAAAAGGTTATGTCTGCAAAATTTTTTGGCGGTGCCACTAAAGTTGTCTCTGGAGCTCATGACAGAACATTAAAGATATGGGACCTCAGAAGCAAACAAT gcACAAGAACAATATTTGCTGGTTCTAGCTGCAATGATATAGTAATAAATGAAGGAATTGG TGCACAGGTTGCCAGTGGACATCTAGACAAGACTGTGAGATTTTGGGATGTAAG ATCTGACAATCAGTCCAGTGTTGGAGAAATAacacttcaaggaaaaataactTCTCTTGATTTATCTCACG ATAGGAACTACATGTTGGCAAGTGCACGAGATGACACAGTTAAGTTGCTTGACTTGAGAATGAATCAGGTCATGTCTACGTGCAG tgCGGATGGTTTCAAGGTCGCAACGGATCACACTAGAGCATCATTCAG TCCAGATGGTCAGTATGTAATATGTGGCTCTCATGATGGAAGCATATTCGTATGGGATGCATCCACagcaaaacttgaaaaagtcttGAAAGAGCACAG TTCTTCAGTGATTGTGTGTGCATGGCACCCTGATGGATCCAGCATTATAAGTTGTGACAGAAACAAGCATGCAATTCTCTGGACAAATAGATATTAA
- the LOC136913772 gene encoding dnaJ homolog subfamily C member 12-like isoform X2: protein MDDFCDTLLNKVKQDDFYTLLGCDELATPGQINAEFRQKAKLLHPDKNRGDRTTEKLFERLNYARNVLCDEESRKKYDHWRSSGIAIPYEQWIELSGAVHTSLHWAAKPRKELMVDYKKDDSISSLLSEDGKTRQRFQETVDMLHSARTPIRRCGWRFKRGSHLSKFRSYEI, encoded by the exons ATGGACGACTTTTGCGACACGTTGCTAAACAAAGTGAAACAAGATGATTTTTACACTCTCTTAGGCTGCGATGAGTTGGCAACTCCGGGGCAAATAAATGCGGAATTTCGCCAAAAGGCTAAACTTCTTCATCCGGACAAAAACCGTGGAGATCGTACGACGGAGAAGTTGTTCGAAAG ATTAAACTATGCTCGCAATGTCCTGTGTGATGAAGAAAGCAGAAAAAAGTATGATCACTGGCGAAGTTCTGGAATAGCTATCCCATATGAACAATGGATTGAGCTGAGTGGGGCTGTGCACACATCATTGCACTGGGCAGCTAAACCCAGAAAAGAACTAATGGTCGATTACAAAAAAG ATGATTCCATCAGCAGTCTCCTCAGTGAAGATGGAAAGACACGGCAACGGTTCCAAGAAACTGTTGACATGTTGCACTCTGCAAGAACACCCATTAGGAGGTGTGGCTGGAGATTCAAGAGAGGCTCTCACCTTAGCAAGTTCAGGAGTTATGAAATTTGA
- the LOC136913836 gene encoding E3 ubiquitin-protein ligase PPP1R11-like — protein MAECPGSTSKTVTVAEEATTSPTQQRLVLKLKKPKTNKKVQWDESAVDNEFMGKKTSKCCCIYSKPRIFGESSSDSDSDNDDDDGCAHNAYCTGHKKKGHKGHHHNHSEKEVTPQEDSQPGASFGT, from the exons ATGGCTGAATGCCCTGGAAGTACCAGTAAAACTGTTACTGTTGCTGAAGAAGCAACGACGAGTCCTACG CAACAAAGGCTTGTGCTCAAGCtaaagaaaccaaaaacaaacaagaaggtGCAGTGGGATGAGAGTGCTGTGGATAATGAGTTTATGGGAAAGAAAACATCAAAAT gttGCTGTATTTATTCAAAGCCCAGGATATTTGGTGAATCTTCTTCAGATAGTgacagtgataatgatgatgatgatgggtGTGCTCATAACGCTTACTGTACAGGTCACAAAAAGAAAGGTCACAAAGGACATCATCACAATCACAGTGAGAAAGAAGTGACCCCTCAGGAAGATTCACAACCAGGGGCATCATTTGGTACATAG